The DNA segment GCTTTTTGAATATTGTCGACTGACTCCGCCTCATCGGCACTGTGACAATTTCCGTGTCCTTCTGATAATCCCAAAACAGAGAAATCTCTGTCCTGCCCGGGACCAAATCCAATCGCATTAGGGATTTTTCTTGCATAAGTTCCTCCTCCCATGACGAAAGGTTCATCATTCTGCCCGGTCTCTTCTTTCCAGGCACTCATCAAAGTCTGGACAAAAGGGCTTTTTTCATTCATATAATAGGGAGGATCATCTTCTTCCTTGATGATGTCAAATCCTGATTTATCGGCTTCTGAATAAAGTTGCTTTTTTATTGAAGCGCCAGAGACGGTAATTGGGTATCTTATATCCAGAGACAGAATAGTCTTTCCCTGTTCCAATTTCAGAATCCCTGCATTACAGGTCAATTTTCCGGAGAGTTCATCCTCACAGGCAATACCAAGTTTCCTGCCATATCCGTCCGAAGCAGTTCGATATAAAAATTCTAATAAATCTAGGTAGTTTTTATCTCTGCCGATTACTTTTTTTAATTTCGCAGCAAGCATGCCAATTGCATTCTTTGATCCCGGTGGAAACGCAGCATGTCCACCAATACCACGACATTGATACGTCTTTTCCCCCTGTTCTGTGACAAGGACCGCCGTGGCCTCATCCGGAATCATATTCGCCGCAGTTCCGGCTGACAGTTCTTTAAATCTGGAAAAGTAATTTCTAGACTTAAATGTCACATTATAATGACCTTTTTCTCCGCAGCACACCGGAAATCCGCAATCTGCGACAAAAGAATAGTTTGGGGCTTTTTCATTTTCCAGGTAATGCTTCACGTCCCGCATACCACTTTCTTCCTGGCAGCCCAGAATTTGCCGCACTCTTATGTTTTTAATAAGATCTTGCTGAAGACAGTATTTCATCGCATAGTGCACTGCCATTGCAGGGCCTTTATTATCCTGCACTCCTCTTCCAATAACATAACCATCTTTTATCGTACATTTAAGCGGTGGATAAGTCCATCCGGATCCCACGGGAACTACATCCAGGTGATTCCATATCCCTATTTCAGGTTTTGTCTTATTGCTTGAGCCAATAATTGCCGAAGCACAGTATCCATCGTGATTATAGCTCTCCATTTTGTCTCGCCTGGAAATATACAGAAACTGATCCAGTGCTTTCTTGCATTCACTTCCAAAAGGCTCATCCGAGGTTGGATCTTCCTCCTGTGCCACACTCTCAATTTTGACCAGGGATGTAATATCGCAGAGCAGATTCTCTCGCTCTTCATCTAGCCATATGTCCAACTTACTGCTTTTCTTCGATTCATTCACATCTTGCAAGTGTATAAGTATCCCCTTTCCCATCTGTATTCGCACATTTTTCTGGACGCACTTAGCCTTTCACTGATCCGGCTGTCAGACCCTTCACAATATATTTTTGTCCTAAACAGTAGATAATCAGCATTGGGAGCATTGCGAGCAGATATGCGGTAAATGCCATTGTATAGTTAAACGAGTATTCCGTCTTAAAATTATACTGAAACAACGGTAATGTCCATATGCTTTGTGAACGATTCAATATCAGAAGAGGAAGCATAAAATCATTCCAGATCCAGAGTGCATCCATGATCAGAAGCGTCGACATCATCGGTTTTACCAGTGGCAGGACAATTCTCATATAGGTCTGAAATACACTACAGCCGTCCAGCTGAGCGGACTCTTCAATTTCATAGGGTAGTCCCCTGATGTAATTGACAAAAAGAAACACTCCTTGAGTCAGACTAAATGCTGCATATAATATAATCAATCCCTGTGGATTCAGAAGATTAATCTTTGTCATCATTTTCGTTACCGGAAGCATAATCACCTGTGAAGGGATAAATAACCCCATCAGCAAATAATAATACACCCCTTTGTAGTATGCCTTGTCAAAATTTCTGGCAATCGAGTAGGATACCGATGGAACGAATATCATAATCAGCACCATGGATAAGACCGTAATCAAAAGAGAATTCTTCAAAAAAACCCAATAATTACTGTCTGTAAACAGTTGTTTAAAATTCGTAAGATTCAGGCTCGAGGGTAATGCAAAGAAATTCTTTCCCGCTTCCTCCAATGTTTTAAACGAATTAATGATGACCAGATACAGAGGAAATAAGATCAAGATCAATCCAACTATCAGGATG comes from the Blautia liquoris genome and includes:
- a CDS encoding Sapep family Mn(2+)-dependent dipeptidase; the protein is MNESKKSSKLDIWLDEERENLLCDITSLVKIESVAQEEDPTSDEPFGSECKKALDQFLYISRRDKMESYNHDGYCASAIIGSSNKTKPEIGIWNHLDVVPVGSGWTYPPLKCTIKDGYVIGRGVQDNKGPAMAVHYAMKYCLQQDLIKNIRVRQILGCQEESGMRDVKHYLENEKAPNYSFVADCGFPVCCGEKGHYNVTFKSRNYFSRFKELSAGTAANMIPDEATAVLVTEQGEKTYQCRGIGGHAAFPPGSKNAIGMLAAKLKKVIGRDKNYLDLLEFLYRTASDGYGRKLGIACEDELSGKLTCNAGILKLEQGKTILSLDIRYPITVSGASIKKQLYSEADKSGFDIIKEEDDPPYYMNEKSPFVQTLMSAWKEETGQNDEPFVMGGGTYARKIPNAIGFGPGQDRDFSVLGLSEGHGNCHSADEAESVDNIQKAVKIYVNALVKLDQWVGKGMVNNENI
- a CDS encoding carbohydrate ABC transporter permease gives rise to the protein MKIKKAGLGWRILRDLILIVGLILILFPLYLVIINSFKTLEEAGKNFFALPSSLNLTNFKQLFTDSNYWVFLKNSLLITVLSMVLIMIFVPSVSYSIARNFDKAYYKGVYYYLLMGLFIPSQVIMLPVTKMMTKINLLNPQGLIILYAAFSLTQGVFLFVNYIRGLPYEIEESAQLDGCSVFQTYMRIVLPLVKPMMSTLLIMDALWIWNDFMLPLLILNRSQSIWTLPLFQYNFKTEYSFNYTMAFTAYLLAMLPMLIIYCLGQKYIVKGLTAGSVKG